CCACCTGGGTGAACTTCTTGGCGTGCTCGAAATCCTCTGGCTTAGCGGGAAAAGGCAGGCCACCGAAATCAAAGGCCTCTCCAAGGGAGGTatagacgaggatgaagtgaCTGTTGACGTTTGCACGCTCGATCTTCGCGGGCAAGAGTGAGAGGTACTCGCCGGCCTCTGTTGAAAGTGCCTTGTCGCTGAATTCAACActaggaggaagagagatacagtccaagaccagcttcaGGCCGTTATTAGTCTGCTTGCGAATTTGGGCGGCGGACTCTGGGTCGTTATAATCGAAGACAACGTCCGCGCCAAGGCCACGGACAAGGTCGAAGTTGTGCGGCGAGCAGGTGGTGAGCACCCGGTAACCGGAGAGCTTAGCGAACTGAATGGCCAAGGTGCCTGTGGCGGTAGAGCCGCCATATATAAGAATAGGGGTCGCAGTTTGAATAGGCTGGGTTGGTAGAGCTAGCCCTAAAGTCTGATATAGAGACTGGCCGACAGTCTGGATGCCTGCTCCAAGTGTGGCGGCTTCCTGGAAGCTCAGGTGTTCAGGAATTCGAAGCTGCACATCACCCTTGACAACAATGTACTCGGCGAAAGAGCCATCCTCGGACTGGACGGCATTGCCACCATGGGTGGAACCGCAGATGCGGTCACCCTTCTTCCAGGGTAGCTTGACGTCTTTGCCAACGGCCTCGACAACGCCAGAGTAATCACCTCCCAACAGTACACCGGGCGGCGAGAGGAAGTCGATGTGCTTCCAGTCACTGGGGTTTAAACCCACGCTGACGGTCTTCACGAGGACGTAATCGTCGCGGAGCTTGGGAATGGCACGGGAAGTGACCAAGTCTGCGGTCTTAGGTTGGGTAACGATGACAGCCTTCTGAGTAGACATGATTGATGTGATGAGACGAAGAGTAGTGATAATCACATTCCGGTGTATGGAAGCATATTAAATACGGAACTGTGCCAGGGTTCGTTAGTGACACTCCGTAATCCTCGGATCGGGCGCTGTTGGTAATCATGCAATGGATGAGAAATGTTCCCCTGTATCGATGACAAATTCCACAATTCTTAGCACAGCAAAAGCCCGTCTGCAGGGTTCCTGGGTTCAGGGATTATGTGATTTATCCATGCAGCGGATGTTGAGTAATGTCGGAGGGCCCCATTTCAGCCGAGGACCGAGAGACAACAAGTGCCAGTACACGTATACTTGGACTCTTTTTGTTATCATTCAATAATTGAGACACGTGGTTATCTGGAAAGACGAGACTTTGGTCCTCACAACGTGGGTGCTTCCGAGAATAGGCATGTCCTTACACCCGATCGAAGCTCTGAAGATCTGCGTCAGCTTACTTGGGTGGTACCAGCTGGAACCTTAGAAATAAGAACCATAATTCTAATTGTAATATTCCAGGAGTAATAGAGTTGAATATTACGTACGTAGGGGTCATGTAAAGCAGAGGGATGAGTAAGGAACGAGCCTGCAGGCCCCAAGGTGTGCTTTGGCTATATGTTCTAATTCTAATATACAACGGATTTTGCAGTACAAGGGTAGAATCAGCCCCTACACCCTTTCCCCGGCATCTGCCTTAAATGAATACTGAAGCAGCAGGGAATTGTCATCCACGACTTCACGACAAAGCTGGTGCGAATGTCGCGAGTCCCTTCGCCAACCGGTGAATCTGGTTCGCATAATAGGTCTAATAGGATTGAGATTGATTAGCATTGAGAATTTCGATGTCGCTAACCCTCACAACGCTGAATTGTACTGAAAACTTACAGTCTCTGCACCCATCCCTAGAATTTGGCTCTTGAATGTCCTAGCAAACCACGAAGACTGAACGGCGTCTAGAACAAGTTCTGCCTCTTCTGCTGGTATGCTTTCATCAAGAAGTAATTTTGGAAGTCCAGGATTCACCGCAGCTGGGCGTGCCATGCCGACTAGATCACACGCGTTCTCCTTGATAGCTGTCTCGGCGCCAGTGCGGCTGCGGAATCCACCGGTCAGCATGAGGACGAGATTTGGATGGCGCTTGCGAGTCTCTTGAGCAAATTCAAGGAAAAATGCTTCACGGGCTGCAGTGCGTTGTCCTTTTTCTTGATCTTTCTGAGTACTATCGCCTCTGACCATCTATATAGTTGACGGTTAGTGAGGCTAAGAAGACATTGAATACATCTTAAACTGTGGAAGCATACCCTTGGATTTTCATAACTCCCTCCACTGACTTCGAGAAAGTCAATACCTGTCTGAACGAGAAGTGCAACCTGGACCAATGTATCCTCAAAGCTGGTGGGATCGCGGTCTGCCGAGTTGAGCTTAACGCCGATGCAGAAGTTCGGAGGGACGACTTTCCGACATTCTTTCAAGATGTCGAGGAGGAACTTGGCCCGTTTCTCTGCAGAGCCTCCGTAGGCGTCTTTACGAGTGTTGGACTATGCCTAAGATTCAGTGATAAGCCAAGATTTAGTCTATCCATCCGTCCGTACCTTGGGGTTCAAGAATTGATCTATATCAGGAATGAATTAGCAATTTCCCCATCAATACCAAATACTAGTCCATTCCTACACATACTCACCTATAAGGTAGCCATGGGCTGCATGCAACTCAATACCGGAAAACCCACTGTCTGCCATCAACCGGGCTGTGTCCACAAACAAACGAGTGACGGTATCTATATCCTTCTGTGTCATCTCGCGCGGCTTGGGAAATGCTAGAGTGGTAATTAAAGAATCCAACCAGCTGTTGTCAATCTTCAGCGGGATTGGGCTGGGGGCCATTGTCTGAGCAAAGAGACCTCTGCGTCCGGCTCCACGAAGTGATTGTCTACCAGGGTGACAGACTTGGGCGATTGTCGGTGTGCCGTGTTTCTGGCACGATTCGGCGTATTTCTTCCACGTCTCGACATGTTTGTCCTTTGGCCCAGTGTAGTCCCCCTGAAGAGCTGGGTCTACGAAATTGCCGAGATGGTTGATATCCACTTGAACGTTTCCTGCGAAGAGCTCAGCCTGGCACTTGAAAGTATGCACGTAACACGTAGACTGACCTGTGACAATCATGCCCCATCCACCGTCACTCCAACGGGTATAGGCCTGGTAGAAATCTTCATTGGGATTGTTACCGGACTTGGCCAGATTCTCGGCCATTGCAGCCTGCATAACTGTAAGCAAAGCATTGTAAAGTTCGTCTGCTCACGACTTGCTTTGGACAAACGGTTTGGTAGGACCAGGCCACAGGGGAGCTTGACCGCATCACTTAGTCGAGACGGCATTTTCAAATTCTTatgaagcagcagcagtagtagtagcagGATATGTACATAAACAAGAATGAAGGTGAAAGAGGCGGCCCAGTACGGAATCAAATCGAGATACCTATATTGCCCATTTCCATCTCATGGACTAATGTGATCCATTCTTTATCAAGTCAGAAGCGGATAGATTTGTTGTCCGAGCAGTGACAGAACGGAAGCATTAGTGAGTGCTCCGTAACTGATCTTCGGTACCGTACCGGTATTCGGGGATCCACTTGTTTATTACGAATCATGCTTGTACGTCTGCCAGTTTAATCGTCTAGATGCTGCCAGCTTTCATGGCTCTAATGATCTGCTATACCCCGGACCCCATGAGCATCACGGAACAAGTGCCACTGGAGATGGTCTTGAGCCACTCCGTCGAATAAATTCGAATCGGGGCCTCGGCTCAGGGCATTCTGGGATTGTAATCTGGTATCAATATGTAATGCTGCTGTTTACAGGGTATTTAAGAGTAGCCTGCTATTTCAGGTCATCTCGTCTTCATTGTATTCGCACAGGATCTATTTACCATTGCTTTCTAGACTCTCATACACCAGATCAGCAACCTACCACCAACGGACGAGATGATGAGAGCCTTTCAATTTGCCGATGTTTCCAAAGGACTCGAGTTCAAAGACATCCCCATTCCTACCCCAGGGAAGGGCCAAGTGCTTGTTCAAGTCAAGGCCACCGGCCTGTGCCATACGGATTGCAATGTAATCTCTGGCAAGGATGATATGCTTTTTTGGCAACGACCTATAACACTAGGGCATGAGATCGCCGGGGAGATTGTTACCCTTGGACCAGATGTGACCCAGTTCAGCATTGGTGAAAGAGTTGTTTCTGGACTTGGTGTCAGCCACCCTCTTACAATTCAAGACGTGACCACTTCCCCTGGGATTGGTTATAATGGTGGATATGCAGAATATGCAGTCTTCAATGTCGCGAAAACATTGCGGATTCCTGACGGCGTGACTTTCGCTCAAGCCGCGGTAGCTACTGACGCCATCGCCACGGCCTATCATGCAGTTATGGTTGCGGGTCATGCTGCTTCATCTTCTACCATTGCTATCATCGGCCTAGGTGGACTGGGCCTCTCCGCTGTTAGCATTGCACACCTGGTGGGAGCAAAGGTGTACGGGATTGATATCGACCCCACGAAATACGTTGTTGCTCTCCAGTCTGGAGCGCTGAGGTGCGCTAAGAGCCTGGATAGGTTTCCCGGGACCCAATTTGATGTGATCGTGGACTTTGCTGGTGCAGGCGTTACTACAGCTGCAGCCGTGACGGCCGTGAAACCTGGTGGACGAATCGTCCTGGTTGGCCTTGGGGCGAAAGAGGCGACTCTGTCAACTTATGATTTTGTTGCCCAGGGTGCCACTTTGGTAGGGTCCGCTGGGTCGTCTGTTGGAGAAGTCGAAGAGGTGCTTGAGCTTATCGCCAAGGGAAAGATCAATCCTCTGATGGAGGAAATCCCCTTCAACGACATTGCAATGGGGCTTGATAGACTCTCGAAAGGTGGCGTGTTGGGAAGGTTATACGCTGATCCGAGCAAAGCTTGATTGCAATTTCTTCTATCGCATCCGGCATttccaaggagaagaaataTAACATAATTAAGTCCCAAGATTGACCACCAAATAACCCGGAGACAGACTTTGTCGCAAGGCACTGTTTCGATTCTACTACGTCAGTGGGCAAGATGTTACGCTGGTAGGTCTACCAGAGggtagtaataataagaaatatactattatatggtatttatatagtttaaaGGTCTCAAGTACTGGTCTAAGCTCATAACCCTCGCTCAGCAAACTCCCTCTCCGTCCACAGCCATAATTCCTCCGCCATCCTCTCATCCCCCAAACTCCCCGTCTTGCTCACTTCTTTGAAAAAAGGAACATAATACGCCCCGCTCTTCACATCTTGCGATTCCGCAGTACTGGCCCATAGCTGGTTCAACACACCAGTAGGAATATCAACCGCAGCGACTCTCGTAAACAGACCGAAAACAAACCCCAGGATCGGGTTCGCTGTCATCCCCCCGCCGATATTCGTCTTCACCAGACCCGGATGCAGTGCCACGGATTTGATATGCGGGTACCGGGAAGCGTAGGACTGCGTGAAGTATATGTTCGCGAGCTTTGATTGCCCGTACCGGGCGACAGTGCTGAGGTCGGCCAGCGGGCTCGTCACACGGTCGAGTAGAAGACCACCTTTCGGGGCTGCGCGGTAGATCTCGGAGCTGATGTTTATGATACGGACGTCTCTGTCTTTAGCagggccagagccagacTTTCTGGCAGTTGCTTCGAGGATCGGGAGGAGTAGGCGGGTGAGGAGTGCTGAGCCCATATAATTCGTGCCGAATTGGACTTCGTATCCGTCTTCGGTCAGACCGGGCGGGGAGCCAAAGGCGCCAGCGTTGTTTACCAGGACATCGAGATGCTCATTTTCAGAGAGAAATCTGGCTGCGGCAGCTTTGATGGAGGAAAATGAGGCGAGGTCGATTtcgaggatgtggatttcGGCGAGAGGGACGGCGGATTTGATTTCTGAGACTGCTTCTTGGGCTTTGGTGAGGCTGCGCGCGCCCATGTAGAGTTTCGCTGGGCTGTGCTTTGCTAGTTGTTTGATGCATTCTTTCCCGAGGCCGTTGTTGCCTCCTGTCACCAGGATGGTTTTGTCGGATAGGTTGGGAATATCTCTGTCGGGGTTGTAGGACGGGCCGCCGAAGAACAACATGGTTAGGAATGATGGACTAATGGTATTGACTTAGTATAAGGGTTACAGGTTACACAAGGTGGAAATAAGCTTCATATACTCCTACAGCAACATGATTGGAAATCTGGATGATGCGATCTCGGCGTTCTTAGTGAACAAGTAAGAAATGCCGAGGTTGGCCGAGAAGACCCCGGAGTGATTTGTTATCCTCCGTCTTAACCGATCATCCCATACCTGGTTAGATGGAGTCCACAAAAGAAAAGCATATAATGCACTTATTACCTCACTTGGCAGTCTCATAGTTACTCAAAGCTCTCAACCTCTTTCCATACTTGACAAAGACCCACGGAACGGGCAAAAGTGCCACTGCAATAAACCCTAGCAGGCTAGATGCCCACCCTGCACCAAGCTTGGTGTACACTACAAGACATGTCAGGATAAATATTTTCCGTGTCATGATCAAAGGCAGATACGCACTTTGAACGGTGAAAAGAGGGAACACAGCCCCAAGTCCATAACGTGCCAAACCATTGGCGCTCATGGCACTTGCGACAGTAAGACCATGATAAGTATCAACCAGATATTGCGTTGTGCTCACAAAGACACAGAGATTTCCCCATGCAAACACGACGATTGCGACGACGGGACTTGCCCAGGAGAT
This sequence is a window from Aspergillus puulaauensis MK2 DNA, chromosome 6, nearly complete sequence. Protein-coding genes within it:
- a CDS encoding uncharacterized protein (COG:C;~EggNog:ENOG410PN40;~InterPro:IPR001155,IPR013785;~PFAM:PF00724;~go_function: GO:0003824 - catalytic activity [Evidence IEA];~go_function: GO:0010181 - FMN binding [Evidence IEA];~go_function: GO:0016491 - oxidoreductase activity [Evidence IEA];~go_process: GO:0055114 - oxidation-reduction process [Evidence IEA]), which encodes MQAAMAENLAKSGNNPNEDFYQAYTRWSDGGWGMIVTGQSTCYVHTFKCQAELFAGNVQVDINHLGNFVDPALQGDYTGPKDKHVETWKKYAESCQKHGTPTIAQVCHPGRQSLRGAGRRGLFAQTMAPSPIPLKIDNSWLDSLITTLAFPKPREMTQKDIDTVTRLFVDTARLMADSGFSGIELHAAHGYLIDQFLNPKSNTRKDAYGGSAEKRAKFLLDILKECRKVVPPNFCIGVKLNSADRDPTSFEDTLVQVALLVQTGIDFLEVSGGSYENPRMVRGDSTQKDQEKGQRTAAREAFFLEFAQETRKRHPNLVLMLTGGFRSRTGAETAIKENACDLVGMARPAAVNPGLPKLLLDESIPAEEAELVLDAVQSSWFARTFKSQILGMGAETTYYANQIHRLAKGLATFAPALS
- a CDS encoding zinc-binding dehydrogenase (COG:Q;~EggNog:ENOG410PUKE;~InterPro:IPR013154,IPR013149,IPR002328,IPR036291, IPR011032,IPR020843;~PFAM:PF00107,PF08240,PF13602;~go_function: GO:0008270 - zinc ion binding [Evidence IEA];~go_function: GO:0016491 - oxidoreductase activity [Evidence IEA];~go_process: GO:0055114 - oxidation-reduction process [Evidence IEA]), yielding MMRAFQFADVSKGLEFKDIPIPTPGKGQVLVQVKATGLCHTDCNVISGKDDMLFWQRPITLGHEIAGEIVTLGPDVTQFSIGERVVSGLGVSHPLTIQDVTTSPGIGYNGGYAEYAVFNVAKTLRIPDGVTFAQAAVATDAIATAYHAVMVAGHAASSSTIAIIGLGGLGLSAVSIAHLVGAKVYGIDIDPTKYVVALQSGALRCAKSLDRFPGTQFDVIVDFAGAGVTTAAAVTAVKPGGRIVLVGLGAKEATLSTYDFVAQGATLVGSAGSSVGEVEEVLELIAKGKINPLMEEIPFNDIAMGLDRLSKGGVLGRLYADPSKA
- a CDS encoding uncharacterized protein (COG:Q;~EggNog:ENOG410PJN8;~InterPro:IPR002347,IPR036291;~PFAM:PF00106,PF13561,PF08659,PF01370;~go_process: GO:0055114 - oxidation-reduction process [Evidence IEA]) — protein: MLFFGGPSYNPDRDIPNLSDKTILVTGGNNGLGKECIKQLAKHSPAKLYMGARSLTKAQEAVSEIKSAVPLAEIHILEIDLASFSSIKAAAARFLSENEHLDVLVNNAGAFGSPPGLTEDGYEVQFGTNYMGSALLTRLLLPILEATARKSGSGPAKDRDVRIINISSEIYRAAPKGGLLLDRVTSPLADLSTVARYGQSKLANIYFTQSYASRYPHIKSVALHPGLVKTNIGGGMTANPILGFVFGLFTRVAAVDIPTGVLNQLWASTAESQDVKSGAYYVPFFKEVSKTGSLGDERMAEELWLWTEREFAERGL